A genomic window from Silene latifolia isolate original U9 population chromosome 11, ASM4854445v1, whole genome shotgun sequence includes:
- the LOC141611562 gene encoding benzyl alcohol O-benzoyltransferase-like produces the protein MAEVTTVANTSLKFKVTREVPKLVPPARATPYEYKVLSAINEHEIHQLHTPVILVYGNDEHTGGVALRGKDPAKMVKEAMAKALVLYYPLAGRLRTHSEKKVVVECNGEGIIFIEADADVTLEEIGDPVCPTLLCLEELVPGSCGLFDCPLLLLQVTRLKCGGFILALRVNHVIMADARDLFQFMNVVAMLGRGAEYPLIKHVLPCHLRIARVPTCVNHKYGGTDIQLYHLVHKSFFFGPNEMATIRRCLPAHLRSASKFEVLTSYIWQNRTTALNLAANELVRLRFSANAIAYSNVITTAGELSANSLGYALELVKKANAGVTEEHIKSVADLLLVDVSWVEFNQFDFGWGLPVYGGNAENGYDTVSGFKSSYVAANNWLGENGIMVPICLPKLAMDTFVKELNGFFTKGSVHPVANAKSSAVISSSL, from the exons ATGGCAGAAGTTACGACGGTCGCCAACACAAGCCTAAAGTTTAAGGTCACAAGAGAAGTGCCCAAGCTGGTTCCGCCAGCTCGGGCAACTCCCTATGAATACAAGGTACTATCAGCAATCAATGAACATGAAATCCATCAGCTCCACACCCCAGTAATTTTAGTCTATGGGAACGATGAGCATACCGGTGGCGTTGCACTAAGAGGAAAGGACCCGGCAAAAATGGTAAAAGAAGCGATGGCCAAGGCATTGGTGTTGTACTACCCCTTAGCGGGGCGGTTAAGAACCCATAGCGAGAAGAAAGTGGTGGTGGAATGCAACGGAGAAGGGATTATTTTCATCGAGGCGGATGCAGATGTCACTCTTGAGGAAATTGGTGACCCAGTTTGTCCTACATTACTCTGCTTGGAGGAACTTGTTCCTGGCTCTTGTGGTTTATTTGATTGCCCTTTGCTTCTGCTTCAG GTGACAAGACTAAAATGTGGCGGATTCATACTAGCACTCCGTGTTAATCACGTTATTATGGCAGATGCAAGAGACCTGTTCCAATTTATGAATGTCGTGGCGATGCTAGGGCGTGGAGCAGAGTATCCCCTAATAAAACATGTCTTGCCGTGTCACCTTCGTATTGCCCGAGTTCCCACCTGCGTGAACCACAAGTACGGCGGGACGGATATTCAACTTTATCACTTGGTTCACAAGTCATTTTTCTTTG GGCCCAATGAAATGGCTACCATTCGACGTTGTCTACCTGCTCACTTGAGATCAGCATCAAAATTCGAGGTGCTCACATCATACATATGGCAGAATCGAACAACCGCCCTCAATCTAGCCGCAAACGAGTTAGTTCGCCTCAGGTTTTCTGCCAATGCTATCGCTTATTCCAACGTCATAACCACTGCAGGGGAGCTCTCCGCTAACTCCTTAGGGTACGCCTTAGAATTAGTGAAGAAGGCAAATGCCGGTGTCACTGAAGAACACATTAAATCAGTAGCTGATCTCCTGCTCGTCGACGTGTCCTGGGTCGAGTTTAATCAGTTCGATTTCGGGTGGGGATTACCTGTTTACGGTGGTAATGCTGAGAACGGGTATGATACAGTATCCGGATTTAAGAGCAGTTATGTGGCTGCAAACAATTGGTTGGGCGAGAATGGGATTATGGTTCCTATTTGTTTGCCTAAATTGGCTATGGATACATTTGTTAAGGAATTGAATGGATTTTTTACAAAGGGTTCGGTTCATCCGGTTGCTAATGCCAAATCCTCTGCTGTCATTTCTTCTTCATTATGA